The sequence AGCAGGGCGAGAGCGCCCGCGATCATGAGTGCGCCGCCGAGAATCGGGTAGACGCGGTAGCGGCCGTTGCCGCTGATGAGATGGCCGGTGAGCAGTTGCGCGCCGAGCATGCCGAACATCAGGGGCAGCAGCAGCATGCCGCTGGCGGCCGGTGAGGCTCCTTGGACGAACTGCATGTACTGCGGCAGGTAGTTGGTCACGCTGAGCATGACCGCGCCGACCAGGAAGCTGAGGATCTGGGCGAGGGTGAAGTTGCGGTCGTGGAACAGGCGGGGCGGGATGATCGGTTCGGCGGTCCGCCGTTCGACGGCCACGAATCCGGCCAGGCTGAAGACGCCGACGGCGGTCAGGGTGAGGATCTGGGGTGAGGCCCAGGAGTAGGTGCTCCCGCCCCAGCCGGCCAGCAGGGTCAGGGTCACGATGGCCGTGGTGAGCAGGGCCGCCCCGCCGTAGTCGATGCGGGCTCTGACACGTTCGGCGGGCGGCAGATGGATGCGGGTGGCGATGATCAGGAGGGCGACGGCGCCGAGGGGCAGGTTGACGTAGAAGGTCCAGCGCCAGCTCAGGTGGTCGGTGAGCAGGCCGCCCACGAGAGGGCCGCCGATGTAGGCGATCGGCATGATGACGCCGATCATCGACTGCAGGCGGCCGCTGTGGCGTGGCGGTACGAGCACGCCGATGATGGCCAGCGCGCCGACCATCAGCCCGCCCGCGCCGAGGCCCTGCACCGCGCGGAAGGCGATGAGCTGGCTCATGTCCTGGGACACGCCTGCCAGGAGCGAGCCGACCTGGAAGAGCGCGATCGCGGTGATGAAGGTGGCCTTGCGGCCGTACAGGTCGCCGAGTTTGCCCCAGATGGGGGTGGTGGCCGCGCCGGCGAGCATGTAGGCGGTCACCACCCATGGCAGGCGGTCCAGGCCGCCGAGGTCGCCCACGATCGTGGGCAGCGCGGTGCCCACGATCAGGCCGTCCAGCATGGCCAGGAACATGCCGAGCAGCAGGCCGAACACCGCGAGGTACGGCAGGCGGCGGCCGTCTGGTCCGTGGTGGGTCATGGCGGGTTCAGGCGGCGTAGGGACGGGTGATCCTGGCCTCGCGCAGCGAGTGCGCCCACCAGGCGAGCCTGTCCAGCATGACCTTGGCCGCGGCGTCGGCGGCCGGGTCCACGGCCTTGCCGTCACCGTCGAACTGGGCCCATGGGTGCTGCAGGCCGACGCTGTCGCGGATGGTGACGGCGTGCAGTTCGGCCAGCACCAGACGCAGGTGCTCGACCGCGCGCAGCCCGGCCGAGAAGGCGCCGTAGGAGACGAAGGCGACAGGCTTGGCATGCCATTCGGTGCCGTGCCAGTCGATGGCGTTCTTCAGCGCGGCGGGGAAGCTGTGGTTGTACTCGGGGGTCACGATGACGAAGGCGTCGGCCGCCGCCATGCGGGGTGAGACCGCGGCCAGCAGGTCTCTGGCCTCCTGGGAGGCGGGCGGCTGACCGAGGACGGGGAAGACCGTCGGCAGCGGGGTTTCGATCAGGTCGATCAGGTCGGCTTCCATGTCGTCGCGCTGGGCGAGGTGGTCCATGACCCAGTTCGCCACGGCGAGGCCGAAGCGGCCGTCGCGGGTGCTGCCCAGGAGGACCGCGATCTTCAGGTGGTTGTCGTTCATGAGGGGCGCGTTCCTTCTTTTGTGTACAACGTATCTGGCGAGATACAACGTACACATTGATGTGTACGCTGTCTACTGTTGATACGTTGTACACACGGCAAGCCGGAGGAGCGAACAGCATGGCCACCGAGGAAGACAAGCCACGCGAATCCCTGTGGGAGCGCCTGGAGCGTCCAAGCCCCACCCCGCGCCAGACCCTCTCCCCGCAGCGCATCGCCGCGGCCGCGGCCGCGGTCGCCGACGCCGAGGGCCTGGAGGCCATCACCATGCGCCGCCTGGCCTCCGAACTGGGCGTCGCCCCCATGGCGCCCTACCGCTATGTGGCCGGCAAGGACGATGTCCTGGAGCTGATGGTCGACCACGTCTATGCCGATCTGCGCCTCCCGGACGGTCTCGGGTGGCGCGAGACCATGCGCGCCCTGGCGCTGGGCACCCGCGACCTGATGCTGCGGCACCTGTGGCTGGCTCAGCTCTCCCCGCAGGCCAGGCTCTCGCTCACGCCCAACAGGATGGCCGTGGCCGAACAGGCCCTGTCGGCCCTGGACGGCCTCGGCCTGGACGCCGACGCGATGATGAGCGTCTTCCGTGCCGTGGACGCCTACGTCGCCGGCGCCTTGAACTACGAAAGCGCCGTGCTCAACCTCCTGCGCGAGCATGGATGGTCTGACGGCGGCGAGCTGCGCTCCGAACTGGCGCCACAGATGATCTGGCACATGCGGACCGGCCGCTACCCCACCTTCCAGCGCTATCTGCGTACCGCCACCCGCAAGGACGACACGCAGTGGCAGTTCGAAAGCGGCCTCACCTACGTCCTCGACGGCATCGCCGCCGAACTGGGCATCTGAGAAGTCCGCGTGGATCCGCAGTCGTGCTCGCCGCGCTGTGGGGGACGTGCGCGCCGGCGACGTGGAGCCGTGCCCCGGCTGCCGGCGCGCCGCCCGGGGCTCGGGCCGCCTTCGGGGGAACGCCCCCGATCGAGGGGAACGGGTTGACGGGCGGGGCATATCAGCGGTTAGGTTCGTTAGGAAAGTTTCCTAACGAGCGGGCGAGGTTTTCTCGCCTCCGGTCCCCCCTCTGGAGAGACACGTGCCCATCTCGTCAGATCCGCGCCCCGGCCGCCGGGCCCTGCGGCTCCTCCTCGCCCCGGTCGTCGCCGCCGCACCGGCCCTGGTCCTCTTCGCGGGCCCCGGACACGCGGCCGTGCCGGCGCCGCACCTCTCCGCGCCCTCGCAGGGGTCGGTGACGGCCGCCGCCGCCGACCTCACCGACCCGCGCAAGAAGGACATCGCGATGCAGCTCGTCTCCAGCGCGGAGAACTCCTCCCTGAACTGGAAGGCGCAGTACAAGTACATCGA comes from Streptosporangium roseum DSM 43021 and encodes:
- a CDS encoding MDR family MFS transporter, which encodes MTHHGPDGRRLPYLAVFGLLLGMFLAMLDGLIVGTALPTIVGDLGGLDRLPWVVTAYMLAGAATTPIWGKLGDLYGRKATFITAIALFQVGSLLAGVSQDMSQLIAFRAVQGLGAGGLMVGALAIIGVLVPPRHSGRLQSMIGVIMPIAYIGGPLVGGLLTDHLSWRWTFYVNLPLGAVALLIIATRIHLPPAERVRARIDYGGAALLTTAIVTLTLLAGWGGSTYSWASPQILTLTAVGVFSLAGFVAVERRTAEPIIPPRLFHDRNFTLAQILSFLVGAVMLSVTNYLPQYMQFVQGASPAASGMLLLPLMFGMLGAQLLTGHLISGNGRYRVYPILGGALMIAGALALLLLDVDTAPVTASALSLVIGAGMGLVMQSTTLITMNSADPRDMGAASGTVTLLRTIGGSLGIALLGSLYAVRMRDGLSAHLGPAAADQLTVGGDLTPGLLPGLPAQAGAAVREAVTGGLHGVLIGAAVLAVIAFAASWLIREVPLRDGPPVQAGPEPDTHAAATR
- a CDS encoding NADPH-dependent FMN reductase; this translates as MNDNHLKIAVLLGSTRDGRFGLAVANWVMDHLAQRDDMEADLIDLIETPLPTVFPVLGQPPASQEARDLLAAVSPRMAAADAFVIVTPEYNHSFPAALKNAIDWHGTEWHAKPVAFVSYGAFSAGLRAVEHLRLVLAELHAVTIRDSVGLQHPWAQFDGDGKAVDPAADAAAKVMLDRLAWWAHSLREARITRPYAA
- a CDS encoding TetR/AcrR family transcriptional regulator C-terminal domain-containing protein — its product is MATEEDKPRESLWERLERPSPTPRQTLSPQRIAAAAAAVADAEGLEAITMRRLASELGVAPMAPYRYVAGKDDVLELMVDHVYADLRLPDGLGWRETMRALALGTRDLMLRHLWLAQLSPQARLSLTPNRMAVAEQALSALDGLGLDADAMMSVFRAVDAYVAGALNYESAVLNLLREHGWSDGGELRSELAPQMIWHMRTGRYPTFQRYLRTATRKDDTQWQFESGLTYVLDGIAAELGI